In Microvenator marinus, one genomic interval encodes:
- a CDS encoding outer membrane beta-barrel domain-containing protein, whose translation MRNFARILLLSMVCLSVWPLSASAQDYSAMVVQNRRFDPTHEFSFAAGWLPLDAFTKGVSLTAAYTLHFNESWAWEIGNFTYSLQYDTDLFAQLEAIDTRPGPFEVIDFFATSSVVWKPLYWKGSWLNSSLTYGEFFLVLGGGYGWLTRSARPALDAGGGFRVYGNSLLSFRLDIRYLMFFGDEILERFDVKDELWIGLGTSLSF comes from the coding sequence ATGAGAAACTTTGCGCGTATTCTCCTTCTCAGCATGGTGTGTCTATCCGTCTGGCCTTTAAGTGCCAGTGCGCAAGACTACTCTGCGATGGTGGTACAAAATCGACGATTTGACCCCACTCACGAATTCAGTTTTGCAGCAGGATGGCTGCCCTTAGATGCCTTTACCAAGGGCGTAAGTCTGACGGCCGCCTACACGTTGCATTTCAACGAGTCATGGGCGTGGGAAATCGGCAATTTCACCTATTCCCTTCAGTATGACACCGACCTTTTTGCCCAGCTCGAGGCCATCGATACTCGGCCAGGGCCGTTTGAGGTCATTGACTTCTTCGCCACTTCATCAGTGGTCTGGAAGCCGCTCTACTGGAAGGGCTCGTGGCTCAATTCATCACTGACATACGGGGAGTTTTTCCTCGTGCTCGGCGGTGGCTACGGGTGGCTCACCCGGAGCGCTAGACCGGCGCTCGATGCCGGTGGTGGCTTTCGCGTTTATGGAAATTCCTTGCTCTCGTTTCGACTCGATATCCGATACTTAATGTTCTTCGGAGATGAGATTCTTGAGCGTTTTGATGTCAAAGACGAACTTTGGATCGGCCTTGGTACCTCGCTATCTTTCTAA
- a CDS encoding PPC domain-containing protein — protein sequence MILIQRFTANILSLGLLGVLGSIGCGEKSTTEDNNVDPTPAECQTDENSEPASALELGSEETTGFICPIGDLDWYKFSVPANETLVSVNISMPVTISPIQPSYAIFPVGSEGDPELAVATPPANATGTRLSYVHCVAPGDYYMVVRDSGDNQADTRNAYSTNIATAADPDPQEPNNDRAASQALVDGQATTGYIACRSDEDWYQIDVPAGRTLQVELRAPNGGFQPKLRLLSEDDTLLFEVENASNTADTDINRLQVPPGPGTYYVVISDDDNQDADPETPYELTVTLINDEDPNEPNNTPEEATELSQSVVNCGGTWSNVLSSVGTIGSPGDDDWFRVDLSGCAPGVVEAEVEYPTVGDAASQWEFNAEVQATVTIVKPHPESSCDQDSDCNTLQIPCDNAFDCAGVFDTCLSQGLCAGASVCLPNNVCGANVMQRRYECAPRASECRPGSTPPPENMARAAAPVSSNVVYIRVSDFQSNGSAPDRLYNLRVRVRSITDTNEPNNAVLNIVSPDYSTSDLAAQAVDIPIRDCTAGDCCTGPGQITGSIDYDSDSDWFRIPHPCPDSDCTLRMVWQTDAGPTDIAMNIYRSGGGSWNVARDPDEEENQSADSGVLGGTMAGNGCFYAFQGHNDNGYLIEVRDRTAIFSDDQTVIPSSRDWDPDQNYSFCIEKVSNVCEEPPCRIYPNGCGVP from the coding sequence GTGATTTTGATCCAGAGATTCACTGCAAATATCCTTAGTTTAGGGCTTCTTGGCGTGCTTGGGAGTATTGGTTGCGGCGAAAAGTCGACCACCGAAGACAACAATGTGGACCCCACCCCGGCTGAGTGCCAGACGGACGAAAACTCTGAACCCGCTTCAGCCCTGGAGTTAGGTTCTGAGGAGACGACAGGCTTTATCTGCCCAATTGGCGACCTCGACTGGTACAAGTTCAGCGTGCCAGCGAACGAAACGCTGGTCTCGGTCAATATCTCGATGCCGGTCACGATTTCGCCCATACAGCCATCGTACGCAATTTTCCCGGTAGGCTCGGAAGGTGACCCCGAGCTTGCTGTTGCTACGCCTCCGGCCAATGCGACTGGAACTCGTCTTTCTTACGTCCACTGCGTGGCACCCGGCGACTACTACATGGTCGTCAGAGACTCCGGTGATAATCAGGCAGACACCCGAAACGCCTACAGCACCAACATCGCTACAGCTGCAGACCCGGACCCACAGGAGCCAAACAACGACCGTGCTGCATCACAAGCGTTGGTGGATGGGCAAGCCACGACCGGCTATATCGCGTGCCGAAGTGACGAGGATTGGTATCAAATCGACGTGCCCGCCGGGCGTACCCTTCAGGTGGAACTCCGAGCACCTAATGGCGGATTCCAACCCAAACTCCGCCTTCTGAGCGAAGACGACACCCTTCTCTTTGAAGTTGAGAACGCGTCGAACACCGCTGATACCGATATCAATCGCCTTCAAGTTCCGCCAGGTCCGGGAACTTACTATGTGGTCATTTCTGACGACGACAACCAGGATGCAGATCCAGAAACTCCGTACGAGTTGACGGTGACTCTCATCAACGATGAAGACCCGAACGAACCCAACAACACGCCTGAGGAAGCGACTGAACTGAGTCAGTCCGTGGTGAATTGTGGGGGGACTTGGAGCAATGTGCTGAGCTCGGTCGGAACGATTGGCTCCCCAGGTGATGACGATTGGTTTCGTGTGGATTTGAGTGGTTGTGCACCCGGAGTCGTGGAAGCCGAAGTCGAGTACCCAACGGTGGGAGACGCCGCTAGTCAGTGGGAATTTAACGCGGAGGTCCAGGCAACTGTGACTATCGTTAAGCCGCACCCTGAAAGCTCATGCGACCAAGACTCTGATTGCAACACGTTGCAGATTCCATGTGATAACGCATTTGACTGCGCCGGTGTCTTCGACACGTGTTTGAGCCAGGGCCTCTGCGCCGGGGCTTCCGTTTGCCTCCCCAACAATGTGTGTGGCGCCAACGTAATGCAGCGGCGATACGAATGTGCGCCAAGGGCTTCGGAATGCCGTCCAGGCTCCACTCCTCCACCTGAGAACATGGCGCGAGCTGCAGCTCCCGTAAGTAGCAACGTAGTTTACATCCGTGTGTCGGACTTCCAGTCCAATGGTTCCGCGCCGGACCGACTCTACAATCTACGGGTCCGCGTGCGCTCGATCACAGACACAAACGAGCCCAATAACGCAGTCTTGAACATCGTCTCACCCGACTACTCCACTTCGGATTTGGCAGCCCAAGCCGTGGACATTCCAATTCGCGACTGCACGGCTGGGGACTGCTGCACGGGTCCGGGACAGATTACCGGAAGCATCGACTACGATTCAGATTCCGATTGGTTCCGAATTCCTCACCCCTGCCCCGATAGCGATTGCACCCTTCGAATGGTCTGGCAAACCGACGCCGGCCCGACCGATATCGCCATGAATATCTATCGTTCTGGAGGTGGTTCGTGGAACGTCGCTCGCGACCCAGACGAAGAAGAAAATCAGTCGGCTGATTCGGGCGTACTCGGCGGAACTATGGCCGGAAACGGCTGTTTTTACGCATTCCAAGGTCATAACGACAATGGCTATCTGATCGAGGTTCGAGATCGCACAGCGATCTTCTCCGACGACCAGACCGTCATTCCTAGCTCTCGAGATTGGGACCCCGACCAGAACTACAGTTTCTGCATCGAAAAGGTCTCCAATGTTTGTGAAGAACCTCCATGTAGGATTTACCCCAATGGTTGTGGCGTCCCTTAA
- a CDS encoding vWA domain-containing protein encodes MNQKLFKALPILLAVGLFSCTNAELEPIPPVPTYNDDKLAISGELCTLEPETLVFPLRVIFVVDSSVSMEANDPPDPVTGITGRERAVRETWETMLDQSAEGIKFSVIRFSAQAQPQTGVDLDGDSLADTYFTGDRVILDAATTSLGVTDRTTNYLNAIGEAYFEIRTELIQAEQESLPLSKYVVIFLSDGEPDTDSSDARENSREEILTAVRQLKELTENFRVGSFAFHTAFIASGQAASDQSASSLLQAMAETGDGTFRSFPSGEELNFLFVDFTVLRRVFTLRSLGVYNMNAAMDVDQIPAPPEVPDLDMGMDMQIEDMGPDAGMETEVVEPPPVLEGLALTSPDIPRRMFVDSNGSGFLECGEPMADTDGDGLSDVVEIRLGLNPLLRDTDDDGLNDYLEWQFRDDGLDPLEYTASGCFIPSPCVDADADGYCDCILDSDADGVCDCVADNSCLDALGHDCLDLDEDQLCDCPDLDQDGFCDYADRDGDGLHDCEEVYYGTSQLGVDSDADGIPDNIEVKFQTNPAEDDTQGDLDADGETNRVEVLTNTNPRCADTSLRSRNAYRYDLVNTGIEGSQSCYTFDISNVTLVPTIEVESEGYPGSGWNRIYIYAGEVAFDDPTAFAKYRMACVYASYNPNGDYKNPPSGRVNLRESDFVEVGDFDPEIHCKYP; translated from the coding sequence ATGAACCAAAAGCTGTTCAAAGCGCTTCCAATTCTGCTCGCCGTTGGCCTCTTTTCTTGCACCAATGCTGAACTAGAGCCGATTCCGCCGGTCCCAACCTATAACGATGACAAGCTCGCGATTAGCGGTGAGTTATGCACGCTTGAGCCGGAAACCCTGGTGTTTCCGCTGCGTGTGATTTTTGTGGTCGACTCATCGGTCTCCATGGAGGCTAACGACCCTCCAGATCCCGTAACCGGCATCACCGGCCGAGAACGTGCGGTTCGCGAGACTTGGGAAACCATGCTCGACCAGAGCGCTGAGGGCATCAAATTTAGCGTGATTCGTTTCTCGGCACAGGCTCAGCCCCAGACCGGCGTTGACCTCGATGGTGATAGTCTCGCCGACACCTATTTCACGGGGGACCGAGTCATACTGGACGCCGCGACAACTTCATTGGGCGTCACGGACCGAACCACGAACTACTTAAACGCCATCGGCGAGGCCTACTTTGAGATTCGAACCGAGCTCATCCAGGCGGAACAAGAGTCACTGCCACTCAGTAAGTACGTCGTGATTTTCCTCTCCGATGGTGAACCAGACACAGACTCTTCGGACGCACGAGAGAATAGCCGTGAGGAAATCCTGACCGCGGTTCGGCAGCTCAAAGAGCTGACCGAGAATTTTCGTGTCGGGAGTTTTGCATTCCACACCGCGTTCATTGCGAGTGGGCAAGCCGCGTCCGACCAATCAGCGAGCAGCCTTCTTCAGGCTATGGCAGAAACCGGAGACGGCACATTTAGAAGCTTTCCGAGCGGTGAGGAGCTTAATTTCCTCTTCGTCGACTTTACCGTCCTGAGACGTGTGTTCACGCTTCGTAGCCTGGGCGTCTACAACATGAACGCCGCAATGGATGTGGACCAAATCCCCGCCCCTCCCGAAGTTCCGGACCTCGATATGGGTATGGATATGCAAATAGAGGACATGGGGCCCGATGCCGGTATGGAGACGGAGGTCGTTGAGCCTCCACCCGTGCTAGAAGGCCTTGCGTTGACGTCACCCGATATCCCACGGAGGATGTTTGTGGACTCCAATGGGTCAGGTTTCCTTGAGTGCGGCGAGCCTATGGCCGACACCGACGGCGACGGACTCAGCGATGTAGTTGAGATTAGACTTGGGCTCAATCCTCTGCTCCGAGACACCGACGACGACGGCCTGAACGACTATCTCGAATGGCAATTCCGCGACGATGGCTTAGACCCCTTGGAATACACTGCCTCGGGTTGCTTTATCCCGAGCCCGTGCGTTGACGCGGACGCTGATGGATACTGTGATTGTATCCTCGATAGCGACGCAGACGGGGTCTGTGATTGCGTTGCCGACAACTCGTGCTTGGACGCGCTCGGTCATGATTGCTTGGATTTGGACGAAGACCAACTCTGTGATTGCCCAGACCTCGACCAAGATGGTTTTTGCGACTATGCAGACCGAGACGGTGATGGCCTTCACGATTGTGAAGAAGTCTACTACGGCACCTCGCAGCTCGGCGTGGATTCTGACGCTGACGGAATTCCGGACAATATTGAAGTCAAGTTCCAGACCAACCCTGCTGAAGACGATACACAAGGGGACCTCGATGCTGACGGTGAAACCAACCGAGTCGAAGTCCTGACGAACACCAATCCGAGATGTGCCGACACCTCGCTGCGCTCCCGAAATGCGTACCGCTATGACCTTGTGAACACGGGAATCGAGGGGTCGCAGAGTTGCTACACCTTCGACATCTCGAACGTTACACTCGTGCCCACCATTGAGGTGGAATCCGAGGGATACCCAGGCTCAGGTTGGAACAGAATTTATATCTACGCTGGCGAAGTGGCCTTCGACGACCCCACAGCCTTTGCGAAATATCGAATGGCTTGTGTTTATGCCAGCTACAACCCCAATGGCGACTATAAGAATCCGCCTTCGGGACGTGTTAATTTACGAGAATCAGATTTCGTTGAGGTAGGTGATTTTGATCCAGAGATTCACTGCAAATATCCTTAG